From Paenibacillus sp. GP183, one genomic window encodes:
- a CDS encoding UxaA family hydrolase — MHKFLIHKRGDHVGVATRDIESDEKVIGVYMDDDSTIEVTAKGQIPLGHKIAIVDLDPKGSVIEYGLPIGSAPVGFIIGDYVHTHNIKTLRW; from the coding sequence ATGCACAAGTTTCTGATTCACAAACGGGGAGACCACGTCGGAGTAGCTACGAGAGACATCGAATCCGACGAAAAAGTAATCGGCGTCTACATGGACGACGATTCGACCATTGAGGTGACAGCCAAAGGGCAAATACCGTTGGGGCACAAAATTGCCATAGTGGATTTGGATCCAAAAGGTTCCGTTATCGAGTATGGTTTACCGATCGGATCTGCTCCGGTAGGTTTTATAATCGGTGACTATGTTCACACACACAATATTAAAACTTTGAGGTGGTAG
- a CDS encoding UxaA family hydrolase, which produces MKQLYGYRRENGKVGIRNHVVILPVDDISNTACEAVARNIQGVIALPHAYGRLQYGKDLELHFRTMIGTGSNPNVAAVIVIGIEPNWTKIIADGIAKTGKPVASFSIEGNGDLEIIRQASWKAKEFIQWASELQREAIELKDLTVSIKCGESDTTTGLGSCPTVAQAVDRLVDAGATVFFGETSELTGGEHLIADRCATPQVRQKFMAIYDDYISEIKSQGVDLLGSQPTQGNIAGGLSTIEEKALGNIEKTGTKKVIGALEPAEMPQNGPGLYFMDSSSAAAECITLMAAGGAVLHFFPTGQGNIIGNPIEPVIKVSANPNTVNSMSEHIDVDCSGLLSRDINLTQAGDMLMEYLCRVVNGRYTSAEALGHKEFVMTKLYRSA; this is translated from the coding sequence ATGAAACAACTGTATGGTTACCGTCGTGAAAACGGCAAAGTAGGGATTCGCAATCATGTTGTCATTCTTCCGGTAGACGATATTTCCAACACCGCTTGCGAAGCGGTGGCGCGTAACATTCAAGGCGTGATTGCACTGCCGCATGCCTACGGGCGTCTTCAATACGGGAAAGATCTTGAGCTGCATTTCCGCACCATGATTGGAACCGGTTCCAACCCGAACGTGGCAGCCGTTATCGTCATCGGCATTGAGCCGAACTGGACGAAAATCATTGCCGACGGCATTGCCAAAACCGGCAAACCGGTTGCCAGTTTCTCCATCGAGGGCAACGGCGATCTGGAAATCATTCGGCAAGCGTCCTGGAAAGCGAAAGAATTCATACAATGGGCCTCCGAGCTGCAGCGCGAGGCGATCGAGTTGAAAGACTTGACTGTGAGCATCAAATGCGGCGAGTCGGACACAACCACTGGACTCGGCTCCTGCCCGACCGTCGCGCAAGCGGTCGACCGTCTGGTCGATGCGGGAGCGACCGTATTCTTCGGCGAAACTTCCGAGCTCACCGGCGGCGAGCATCTCATCGCCGACCGGTGCGCCACTCCGCAAGTGCGCCAGAAGTTCATGGCAATTTATGATGATTACATTTCCGAAATCAAATCCCAAGGTGTCGATCTCCTTGGCTCTCAGCCAACTCAAGGCAACATCGCCGGCGGCTTGTCCACGATCGAGGAAAAAGCGCTCGGAAACATCGAAAAAACGGGTACGAAGAAAGTGATCGGCGCCCTTGAGCCTGCGGAAATGCCGCAAAACGGTCCGGGTTTGTACTTTATGGATTCTTCCTCCGCGGCGGCAGAGTGCATCACCTTAATGGCGGCCGGTGGAGCGGTTCTCCATTTCTTCCCGACCGGTCAAGGAAACATCATCGGCAATCCGATCGAGCCGGTTATTAAAGTAAGTGCCAATCCGAATACGGTAAACTCGATGAGCGAGCATATCGACGTAGACTGCAGCGGTCTGCTGTCCCGTGATATCAACCTGACCCAAGCGGGAGACATGCTGATGGAATATCTGTGCAGAGTCGTCAACGGGCGTTATACTTCTGCAGAGGCGCTTGGACATAAAGAATTCGTCATGACCAAACTGTACCGCAGCGCATAA